The window GGCAATACCTCCTGGAAAATGGAAAGGAGTACAGCTTTGAAGACCTGCTCGGCATTGCGAAGGGGCAGCTGGAATTGGAAGATACCTATAGCAGGGACCTGAAAGCCCACCGCCTGGAAAAGCCAACGCCCCTTTTCATTGATACCGATATGTATGTAATGAAGGTATGGTGTGAATTCGTTTTCGGCAAATGCCACCCATTTATCCTTGAGCAGATCGTTGAACGCAAATACGACCTCTATCTCCTTTGCAATACTGACCTTCCATGGGTTGAAGATGAACTGCGGGAATACCCCGACCTGGAATCCCGTCAAAGGCTTTTCCATATGTACAAGGACATTCTTGTTAACCAGTCCACCCCCTGGGTAGAGATCGGTGGCAGGAGTGAGGAACGCCTTGCCACCGCAATTGCGGCCGTGCAGGAATATGTACTCGCCTAAAATGGGGTACTTTTACTTTTATTAGCATAACGATATGGCATACCTGAAAAACCTGCTGAATCGCTACCCGGTTCAGGCCTTCTTTATAGTATGGCTATTGGTAAACCTCATCCAGGCCGGTGGGACCGAATTGCTGGATGACGAAGCCTATTATTGGGTCTATAGCCATTACCTGGATTGGGGGTATTTTGACCACCCGCCCATGATCGCCATCCTGGTCAAGATCGGTTATGCCATCTTCCACAATGAACTGGGGGTACGCCTTTTCATGGCCTTGATGAACACGGCAACCCTCTACCTCGTCTATCGTTTACTTCCCGAAAAAGATAACAGGCTTTTCTATGCCATTGCTGGTTCCATGGCGGTATTGCAGATCGGGGGCATCCTTGCGGTTCCCGATATTCCGCTCACCTTTTTTACTGCACTGTTCTTCTGGCAATACAAAAGGTTCCTGCACAATTCCAACCTGTTCCATTCCCTTTTACTGGGACTGGTAATGGCGCTCATGCTCTATTCCAAGTACCATGGGGTGTTGATCATCCTGCTGACCCTTGCCAGTAACCCCAAACTCTTCCGCCAGTGGCAGGCCTATCTTGCAGCCTTATTCGGCGCTGCGTTGTTCCTGCCACACCTCATCTGGCAATATAACCATGGCTTCCCTTCTGTCCAGTATCACCTGATGGAGCGAAATGCCCCTGCTTACCGGTTTTCTTTTACCAGTGAATACCTGCTTGGACAGGTCCTGCTGGCCGGGCCATTGATCGGATGGCTGTTGTTATGGGCCGCAGCCAAATACAAGAGCAAGGATCCCCTGACCAGGGCCCTAAAATTTAGTATGGTCGGCTTTTACCTGTTTTTCCTCCTCAGCACCCTGAAAGGAAGGGTCGAAGCCAACTGGACCGTTCCGGCATTAGTGCCCCTTATCATTTTATCGCATAGCTACCTCTCCGGCCATCAACAAGCCGCCAGCTGGGTGTACAGGCTGCTCACGCCAACGCTAATCCTTATCCTTATAGCTCGTGTTTACCTGCTTACTGATATCAAACCGCTTACCGCCAGGTTCAAGGATGAAATGCACCACAACAGGTCATGGGCATCTTCCATCAAAGCAAGCTCTGGTGGCCTTCCGGTGATCTTCCTGAACAGTTACCAGCGACCTTCCAAATATTGGTTCTATACCGGTGATACGAGTTACTCGCTCAATACTACCATGTACCGAAGGAACAATTACAATTTCTGGCCGGTTGAAGCCACCTTACAGGGAAGGACAGTGTATGCAGTGGATTTCATTTTTGGCAGGGAAGATAACCACACCCGTATACCTACAGCTAAGGTTGAAACCTTTGGTAAGCGAATCGATTCCTTCTATGCCAACTCATCCATTCGACTACTGCCTTCCAACAGGAAGTTCCTGGTAAAGGAAGGCATCATAGAACCATTTGACCTCGACATAAAGCAAAATGACCCACAGCCATCAATGGCCCCACCTGCCCAGGCCATGGTATTTGATATCTATAAGGGCGACTCCCTGATGTCAAGGTCTGCCGTTCAACTAAAAGCCAATGGGAATAAATGGCAGGCATCACCAGAAGGTAAGATCAGCCTTCCTGCCGGAAAGTATAAGGCCAAACTGGGACTGGCTACCTGGCATCCCAAACTATACAGCCAGAACAGCCCGGCCATGGACCTGTTGGCAGAATAGGCCACCCTACTTTGTGGTGATGATGGCAAGGATATCAGGGTCATCCGACAGGTTATTCATCTGTCGCATGATCTGTCCGGAGCGGTAATTGACATAACGGCTGGCCGGCTTCACGGTAAACTTCCTGGGGTTGGGCAGGCAGGCTGCGATCTTTGAGGCCTCTGCCCGGGTGAGATCCCTGGCGGGTTTATTGAAATAATGACGGGAAGCCGCTTCGATACCAAAAACACCAGGGCCCATTTCGATCACATTCAGGTACATTTCCAGTATCCGCTGTTTTCCCCAGAGCAGCTCGATCATGAAAGTAAAATAGATCTCCAGGCCTTTCCTGATCCAACTCCTGCCCTGCCAGAGGAATACGTTCTTGGCAGTTTGCTGGCTGATGGTGCTGGCACCGCGGACCCTGTTGGGCTTCCGTTTATTGTATTCCATCGCCTTCTCAATGCTCTTCCAGTCGAACCCATTATGGTCTGCAAACAGCTGGTCTTCCGAGGCAATAACGGCGAGCTTGGCATAACGCGACATATCCTCCGCATCCACATAGTCACGCTTCAAGCCATACTGGAACCAGTTGCTGAGTTGGGTTACTGTAATGGGGGGATTGACCCACTTCAACAGGAGCAGGTACACGAACTGCGCAATGACCAGGAACAGGAAAACGCGTTTCAAAAAACGCCAGGTGCGGGGAATTAAGCCTTTTGTCTTCACGAGGATGCTGATGGTTATGCTGGCCGCAAGATAGGTATTAAATAAAATGGTCAGTTCAATGCCGGCTTACCATCTGTCATCCTAACATAAACGATCTTGTACTTCTTACCCTTCTTTTTTTTACTGTGCTCGATCCTGTTGAGCGTGAAACCAAAGCCAGCCACCCCAAGGGCTATACCCAGGGACTTTAGGTTTTCCGAATCAGTGATCGGCTCATCCAGGTAGGCCCCATTGACCACATTGAGGATGGCATAACCAAAGCCTGCGATCATAAAAATGGTTCCGTTCTTTACAAATCTCCAGCTCTCTTTCCTCGCCGGGAAGATCTTGAAGATCTCCATATAGTGCATGCTGTGGATGAAGTACCCGAAGGTATCAATGGACTGTACGCCCAATTGGGTATAATATGTTCGGATATCCCATTCCCGGATGAATACCGAATCATTCTTGATCATTTCCACATACCCTTCGATCTGCTGTCCGTTCACCCGCTGAAGGGCGATCTTGCTTCCCTTGAAATAGGTGGCAACCGTCCTGTTGTTGGGTTGTTTCAGGGAAATATAGTCGCCCATTTGTCCGCTTGCATGAAAGGCAAGGAACAAAAAGGATAGTATGGCAAGGAATCTGGTCATTTGAAATCTTGGTTCTTTTATACTTTCTCGGAAAGGAAGACCACACCCCATAACAAGGCAACCCCAAAACCCACCAGGATGAATCCGGAGATCTTATTGATGAGGGAAAGATTATGCAGGGTGAGCTTCTTCCTGAGTTTACCTGCCATCACTACTTTTAGTACATCAGCGAGGATGTTCAGCAGGATGCAGGAAGAAAAAATAATAACACGTTGTTGGAAAGTATGGGTAACGGCAAAGGCTGTTGCATTGATCAGCCAAAAGAGAATCACACTCGGATTCAGGGTGTTGATCAGGAAGCCTGAACTGAAGATCTTGGCCATATCCCTTTTGCGAAAACGCTCTGAGGGGTCCCCGTCCGCTGAAAGTTTTACCCTTTTGAGGAAAATGTAGAACAAGCCCATCGCTATGAGGAACCCGCTTCCCACATAACCGATCATTTTCTTGTAGGCCAACAAAGCCTTTACCCATTCTGAGAACGCATTGCTCAGGACCACCAGGACAATATCACTAACCCAAACACCTGCAACAAAACTCAGCCCTCCCTCCTTTCCATTGTTCAGGCTCTGTTTGATGATGGTGAATATAACAGGCCCCACCGATAAGGCGAGTATGCAACCCAATGCCAATCCTTTCAATAATGCTTCTGTCATATTTCCAGGGCATAAAAATAATCCATCCATTCCAAGGTGGGGAATAATTTGGTATCCCGATGCCAAATCCCAAATTCATTACCTTCGCTCACGCGGATGAATGGCATTGGAATTATTGGTCATGGCATTCGCTAAAACAAAGTGCATATGAAATTCCGGAACTTTAAAATGGTCGGCTATGTGGTCTTTGGTCGCGGTAGCTTTGACCAACTTGATGAAATACTGGCTCCTAATCGTAAGGGTGATGCCCCGATGATCTTCCTGGTTGACCATTTCTTTGAAGGAAAAGAACTGGTGAACCGTATTCCCCTTCGTGGCAGGGACAAGGTCATTTACGCAGATGTGACCTATGAACCCAAGACCAGCCAGGTTGATAAACTGGCTGATCAGTTGAAGCAGGAGTTCGGCACCATTAGCGGGATCGTTGGTATTGGTGGTGGTAGCACCATGGACTTGGCCAAGGCTGTTTCCCTGATGATGAACAACCCCGGCTCTTCAGCCGATTACCAGGGATGGGACCTGGTGAAGTATCCGGGCGTATATAAAGCGGGTATCCCAACCCTCAGCGGTACCGGCGCTGAAGTAAGCCGTACCTGTGTATTGACCGGACCTACCAGGAAACTGGGAATGAATTCCGACTTCACGCCATTCGACCAGATCGTCCTTGACCCCGCGCTCACTACCAATGCCCCCAGGAACCAGCGTTTCTATACGGGCATGGACTGCTATATCCACTGTATTGAAAGCCTGGAAGGCACCTTCCTTAATGAATTCAGCAAAAGCTATGGCGAGAAGGCCCTCCAGCTTTGCCAGGAAGTATTCCTGGGAGATGGCGAATGGACCGATGCCCACGATGACAAACTGATGATGGCATCTTATGCCGGAGGTATGAGTATTGCCTACAGCCAGGTGGGTGTAGCCCATGCCGTTAGCTATGGATTAAGCTACCTGTTGGGTACCAAGCATGGCATTGGCAACTGTATTGTGATGAACCACCTGGAAGAATACTACCCGGCCGGCGTTGCTGAGTTCAAGCGTATGGTGGAGAAGAACCAGATAGATATCCCTGTTGGCATCTGTAAAGGCCTTACTGATGAGCAGTTTGACACCATGATCAATGTTTCCCTGGGTATGAAGCCCTTATGGGAAAATGCCCTCGGTAAGGATTGGGAAAAGATCATGACCAGGGAAAAACTCAGGGCACTCTACGAAAGATTATAAGCTCCCCCTACTGGTGGGCAAGGGTAAGTGGTGAACACCATTTACCCTTTTTTATTAGGACCAGATAGTACATTGCCCTGGTCAGGTGGCCAACTCTTTTCTCCCATCCATGAATTAGTTAGCTTAGGGTAGAATTTTTAACGGCTGCATTATCATGACTACTCCCAAATACCTCAAATACCTTGGCCTTAATACCTTGTTCGGCACCAGCCGTACCAAGGAGATCCTGCACATGAATCCTACGGTTATCCCACACCGTGAGGAAGCCAAGGTGGTCAGGTCCTATGTGTATGACTATGATACCACACATATAGAAGAACATGAATTTGATAATGTGACCGACTGTTTTTCCTTCAGGCATAGCAACCGCATCAGTTGGATCAATATTGACGGTATCCGCAAGGTAGATGTTGAAGCAGTATGTGCCCATTATGGGGTCCATTCGTTATTGATCGAGGATATCCTCAGCATCAACCAGCGCCCCAAGATGGATGAAGTGGAGGGGGTACTTTTCTGCCTCTTGAACATGTTGTACTTCAATGAAAAATCAGGAACGGTTGAACAGGAACAGATCAGCATAGTATTGGGTAAGGATTTTGTGATCAGCTTCCAGGAAGATGCTTCCCGCGATGTATTCAACCCCCTAAGGGATAAACTGAGGGTATCGTCTTCAAAGATCCGCCAACGTACTGCTGACTACCTCTGTTATTCTATGCTCGACCTGATCGTTGACAACTATTTCCTGGTAATGGAAAAACTAGGGGAACGGATCGAAGAACTGGAGGAACAGGTAATTAGGGGCAGCAACAGCAGGGCACTGGCCAGGATCAGTTCCCTGAGGAAAGAACTCATTGTCCTGAAACGCAATATTGCGCCCGTTCGTGACCTGCTCAGCGGCATCATCAGGAGTGAAAGTGACCTGCTGGACGATCGCACAACCAAATATTTCAAGGATGTGTATGACCATATTATGCAAGCCTACGACCTGAGCGAGAACTACCGCGATATCATGGTGAACATGCAGGATGTATACATCAACAACGTCAACCTTCGTATGAATGAAGTGATGAAGGTAATGGCCATCGTGACCTGCTTACTGGCACCAGCAACGGTAATTGGGGGGATTTTCGGGATGAACTTTGACAAGATCCCCTACCTGCACAATGATTACGGGTTCTATATTGCTGTCACGCTGATGCTGATCATCCCCATCTGGATGTTATGGGTATTCAGGAAAAGGGGATGGTTCTAAGGGATCAATTGCGTCAGATGCTGCCGGTCTTCAGGAACTTCTGCCAGTCTTCCAGCATCTTTCCTTTCAATACCCTGGGGAATTTATGCTGCCCCCCAACCTTTCCCTTCAACCGCATGAAATCCATGAATTGCGCTTCCGGTAAAACATCCAGGTAAACTTCCTTTAAAGCACTCCTTCGCTCTACGGCATAATCATCATTGAGCACCTTAAGGTGATCATCGATCTTTTGTTTCAGGAGCTCCGCGTCAACATGATCATCGGACGCCACATACCAATGATGGGCGAAGAAGGTCCCGTGCGGAACACCGGCAACCGTAAATTCCGGTATGGATACATTCAGCTCTTCCGAAGCGATTTGCAATGCCCTGTTCATATTGTCAACACTCAGGTGCTCGCCTACCAGGCTGAGGAAGTGCTTGGTCCTGCCGGTAATGATGATCTCATTCCTTTCCAGGTCTACAAAACGAACCGTGTCTCCGATCAGGTAACGCCAGGCACCTGCCGAAGTACTGATCAGGATGGCATAATCCTTTCCCATTTCCACCTCATGGATCATGTAGGATTTGGGATTGGCCACCATATGCCCTTCCGAATCGAAATTTTCATCATCAAAGGGTACAAACTCAAAGAAGATATGGTCATTGATGGAGAGATGCATGCCTTTGGCATATTGCCTGTCCTGGTAGGCAAGGAATCCCTCCGACGCCAGGTAGGTTTCAATATAGGTCAATGGTTTGGCCAATAATTTCTCGAAACCCTTCTTATAGGGTTCAAAAGAAACACCCCCGTGAACAAAGAAGGAAAGGTTGGGCCAGATATCGTGGATGGTGTTCAGGTTATAGCGCTCGATGATCTTTTCCATGCACATCTGTATCCAGGCCGGAACCCCAACCACAAAACTGATGTCCCAACGAGGCGCCTGCTCAACGATCTCATCTATCTTATCGTTCCAGTCCGTCATCTTAGCGATCTTCTTGCCCGGCTTATAAAAAGGAGTGAACCAGAAAGGTACCTTCTTGGCCGTGATCCCGCTGAGGTCGCCGGCATAATAACCCTGGCCTTTTTGCAACTGGGTACTTCCCCCCAGCATCAGCCAGCCTTTTCCTAAAGAACTGTAGGAAATGCCTTCGTAGCTCCTCAGGGAAAACAATTGTTTGACCATTACCAGCCGGTTACCCTTCAACAGGTCTTCAGTAATGGGGATATACTTGCTGGAAGATTCAGAAGTTCCTGATGACAAGGCATAATACTTGATCTTTCCAGGCCAGCAGACATCTGTTTTCCCTTCCAGGGTCTTATGCCACCAGGCCTTGTAAATGCCATTATAGTCGTGGGTGGGCACCAATTGCTGGAACTTCTTTCCAGGGTGCTTGCTCATCAGTATCTCATCAAAACGGTAGTGCTGCCCGAATTCGGTAAACCTTGCCTTCTTCAATAATTTTTTGAGGACCTTTAGCTGCTGTCGGCGTGGGGAGCTCTCCGGCAACCTTAGGGCTTTGGCAATCGTTTTGGGTAAATGAATATCAATCAGCGCCATTGATGCAATACAAGCTTTGGGTGAAATCCAAAATTAGTCATTCGCCTCCCAAAAATGCAATAAGTGGTAAATAGTTTCCTATTTTAACAACCATACCCGGCCATTCTCGTCACTGCTGTCACTGCCTATTACAGAAGCCGCGCCCTGGTAGTAAAAACGATAGCTATTGGCGGGGCCATGTTCTTCCATTATCCCCATTGCCTGTCTCAGGGTAAACTGTTCCCCCAGGCAAAGCACCAATACCGATCCCTTTCCTATCGGTCCGGAATGCCCGGTTACCATTTCAGGTTGGGGAAAGGAAAATTTCCCCTCCGGGCTTTCCGGTATGGCAAACTCACTTTGCATTAAGGATGCAATAGTTTCCGGGTCACCCATAAGTTTCCAGTTCTCCTTACCTATAGGCTTGGGCGCTTTTTTCAGGCCATTCCTGATCGCAGACAATGAACCACTGAGCAGGATACCACCCCGCATCAGCAGTTTCCAGGCAGCGGAGCCTCCCCTGAAGTGTTTGTCCACAAAAATGATCATGGCTTCATAGAACCTCCTGACATATTGTTGGTCCTTGCGGGTGCTTTCCCCTTTAAAATGGATAAGCGAAGGCTCAGAAAGGTAATAATTGGAAAAGCCGGCCTCACTGATCCGGTAGCTCAGGTCGATATCTTCCCCGTACATGAAGAAGGCTTCATCGAATCCACCTACCTGTTGGTAAACCACGGCCGGTATCATCATACAGGCCCCTGCAAGGATCTCCACCACATGGTCTTCTGCGGGCGAAAGATGTCCCAGGTAATATTTAGCAATCTTTCGATGCCGGGGAAACAACCTGATGAAGCCACTCATCTTGAAAAATGAGGTCATGCCATCCGGGAACCCCCTTTTTGATTCGGGCAGGAATGCACCGGAACCATCGATCATCCGGAAACCAGTGGCGCCATTGATCCTGTGGGTTCCCTGTTTCTCCAGGAATTGTTTGAAAAAAGTTTCGGGAATAAGGGTGTCAGGGTTCAATATCAGTAAATACTGTCCCCTCGCCTTTTCCATGGCCAGGTTATTGGCCTTGCCGAATCCAAGGTTTTCCTTTAGCCAAATGAACTGAACGGTAGGGAACTGTTTCGGTAACAATGCAGCGCTTGCATCGGTTGAGGCATTATCCACTACGATCACCTCTGCGTCCATTCCCTCCAGTGCTTTCCATACGGATCTCAGGCAATGCTCCAGGAAATGGCAAACATTATAATTGACAATGATAACCGAAAACAACATGGCACCAAATCTAGGCATGAAAATCCGTAAAAAGGATGAACCACCTGGCGGATGACCAAGTGGTTGAAGCTTAAACTGTACTTTTGCAACATGTTACAGGAAACCCTAATCAAAGCAACCAGGGCCGGGGCTGCTGTTCTACAGCAGTTTTTCAACAACAAGGACCTGGCGATTTCCAACAAGGAAGGTGTCAATAACCTTGTTACAGAAGCGGACCACGCTTCAGAGAAAGTGATCTTCGAAGTGATCCGCGAAGCATTCCCGGATCATTACATCCTGAGTGAAGAAAGCGGTGAGATCATCCAGGACTCCACTTACAAGTGGATCATTGACCCCATCGATGGCACAGTGAACTTTGCCAATGGTATCCCCATCTGTTGTGTGAGCATAGGCATTGAGAAAGATGGCAAGATGATCCATGGTGCCGTATACAACCCCTTCATCGGAGAGTTCTTCCTGGCGGAAAAGGGCAAGGGCGCTACCCTGAATGGTGATCCCATCTGGGTGAGTGAAAAATCCGATGTGGCCAGCTCTTGCCTGGTGACCGGTTTCCCATATACCTACCTGGATATGCCAAACGGACCCCTTGAATGTTTTGAAAGGTTTATCCGCAAAGGTATCCCGGTTCGTCGCCTGGGTTCTGCAGCCATCGATCTTTGTTGGGTAGCAGCAGGCCGCTTCGATGGTTTCTATGAACACAAACTTCAGGCATGGGACAGTGCAGCAGGTTTCCTGATGGTGGAAGAGGCAGGTGGAAAAGTTACAGATTTCAAGGGCAACTACTATTCGCCCTATCAGCCCCACCTCCTGGCCACTAATGGCAAGATCCATGATGAAATGCTGCAGTGGCTCTCAGGTGAGCTGCCCGTAAAGTGATGCTTCACTTTGGGTAATGATTTTTTTACTTAGAATTCAAGAGATATGAGCGAATCCCGTACAGAGATATCCAGTCTTGGTGAATTTGGCCTGATCGACCACCTTACCAGGAACATCGAATTTCATAACTCCTCTTCCGTTATTGGGGTTGGTGATGATGCCGCCGTGATCGATCATTATGGCAAACAGACCGTGATCACAACAGATATGATGGTGGAAGGCATTCACTTCGACCTCATGTATACCCCGCTGAAACACCTGGGCTACAAATCCGTGGTGGTGAACCTCAGCGATATCTATGCCATGAATGCGACGCCTACTCAGGTGGTCATCAGCCTGGCCATCAGCAACAAGTTCAGCGTGGAAGCCATGGATGATTTCTACGAAGGGGTCTATGCCGCATGTGAACAATATGGGGTTGACCTGGTAGGTGGTGACACCTGTTCTTCCAGGTTGGGCTTTGTCATTAATGTTACGGCCATTGGCGAGGTTGCCCCGAACCAGTTTGTTCAGCGCAGTACGGCCAGGAAGGGCGACCTGCTTTGTGTGAGTGGATTCCTTGGCGGTGCCTTCCTTGGATTAACCCTATTGGAAAGGGAAAAGAAGATCTTCCTCGAAAACCCACAGATCCAGCCAGACCTGGAAAACGAAAAATATATTGTCGGCAAACTGCTGAAGCCGGAAGCGCGAAAAGATATCATCGCCTTCCTGGCAGAACAATCCATTACCCCGACTGCCATGATGGACGTAAGTGATGGACTCAGTTCTGATATCCTGCACATTTGTACCAGGAGCAACCTGGGTTGTGTGTTGTATGAAGAAAAGATCCCCATCCATGAGGACGCGAGGACGGCAGCCTTCAAATTCGGTCTTGACCCAACAGCTTGTGCATTAAGCGGCGGTGAAGACTATGAATTACTCTTTACCATCAGGCAGGAAGATTATGAGAAGGTCATCCTGAGCGAAGAGATCATTGTGATTGGTTACATGACAGAAGCTGAAGAGGGAAGCCATATCCTTACAAAAGGGGGAAACAAGTTCAAATTGACAGCCCAGGGATGGAATGCATTTAAAGAACAGTAGGCATTATCTTTAGGCCATGCCGATCACCAAGCATTCCTTATCCGCCATCCTGGTAATCCTTGCATTCGTACTGCTGGCTTCCTGCAGCAGTACCAGGTCTGCTTTTGATCCCGGTAGGAAATACGCACCGGAAAAACTGAAGAAGGACTATGCCCTCTTCCGGAATATACTGGAAGAATCCCACCCCGGACTGTATTGGTATACCCCCAAGGACAGCATGGATGTTTATTTTGACCAGGGTTATGCTTTATTGAAGGATTCCATGACAGAGCCGGCCTTCCGTTCCGTACTCAGCTATGTATTGGCCAAGGTAAGGTGTGGTCATACCAGTACACGCTATTCCCGTCAATATACCCGCTGGCTGGATACGGCAAGGCTTCCTTCCTTTCCGATCTCGATCAAAGAGCTGGAACAGGACACGGTACTGCTTAACAATACCCTGCAGCGAAGCAATATCACCCTCAAGAGGGGAACAAGGTTGACCAGGCTGAATGGGGAACCCTTACCACAGCTATTGGATACGCTCAAATCATATATCCCCAACGATGGTTACAATGAATCCTACCTCAGGCAGGCATTGAGTAACCGCGGGGCATTGGGAGGCTGGTTGAGGTTGGTGAAGGGCTGGCAAAAGGAATACTCCCTGGGTTATATTGACAGCCTTGGCATGGAACAAGAAACCAGGTTCCGGCTGGTAGAGCCTCCAAAGCCGGCAGATACCACTAAAAAACCAGCAATAGAAGTATTGAGAAAACCTTTCCGGAAAAAGGAAGTAAAGGAAGAAAGGCTTTTGAGTGCAAGGAATATCCAGTTCGATACGGCTTTGTCCACCGCCTACATGACGGTCAATACCTTTAATAATGGCTACAGCTTACCTGCCTTCTTCAAAGAGAGTTTCCATGCTCTCAGGAAATTGGGTATCCGGCACCTGGTCATCGACCTCCGTAGCAATGGCGGGGGAAATGTGTCGAACTCCAATATCCTCACGCGCTATATCCTGGATAAACCCTTCAAGGTTGCTGACTCCCTGTATGCCGTGAGTAAGCGAAGTAAGTACGGTGACTATGTACAGTACAATAGCATTACCGGGATCTTTTTC is drawn from Flavihumibacter rivuli and contains these coding sequences:
- a CDS encoding inositol monophosphatase family protein — translated: MLQETLIKATRAGAAVLQQFFNNKDLAISNKEGVNNLVTEADHASEKVIFEVIREAFPDHYILSEESGEIIQDSTYKWIIDPIDGTVNFANGIPICCVSIGIEKDGKMIHGAVYNPFIGEFFLAEKGKGATLNGDPIWVSEKSDVASSCLVTGFPYTYLDMPNGPLECFERFIRKGIPVRRLGSAAIDLCWVAAGRFDGFYEHKLQAWDSAAGFLMVEEAGGKVTDFKGNYYSPYQPHLLATNGKIHDEMLQWLSGELPVK
- the thiL gene encoding thiamine-phosphate kinase, producing MSESRTEISSLGEFGLIDHLTRNIEFHNSSSVIGVGDDAAVIDHYGKQTVITTDMMVEGIHFDLMYTPLKHLGYKSVVVNLSDIYAMNATPTQVVISLAISNKFSVEAMDDFYEGVYAACEQYGVDLVGGDTCSSRLGFVINVTAIGEVAPNQFVQRSTARKGDLLCVSGFLGGAFLGLTLLEREKKIFLENPQIQPDLENEKYIVGKLLKPEARKDIIAFLAEQSITPTAMMDVSDGLSSDILHICTRSNLGCVLYEEKIPIHEDARTAAFKFGLDPTACALSGGEDYELLFTIRQEDYEKVILSEEIIVIGYMTEAEEGSHILTKGGNKFKLTAQGWNAFKEQ
- a CDS encoding S41 family peptidase — protein: MPITKHSLSAILVILAFVLLASCSSTRSAFDPGRKYAPEKLKKDYALFRNILEESHPGLYWYTPKDSMDVYFDQGYALLKDSMTEPAFRSVLSYVLAKVRCGHTSTRYSRQYTRWLDTARLPSFPISIKELEQDTVLLNNTLQRSNITLKRGTRLTRLNGEPLPQLLDTLKSYIPNDGYNESYLRQALSNRGALGGWLRLVKGWQKEYSLGYIDSLGMEQETRFRLVEPPKPADTTKKPAIEVLRKPFRKKEVKEERLLSARNIQFDTALSTAYMTVNTFNNGYSLPAFFKESFHALRKLGIRHLVIDLRSNGGGNVSNSNILTRYILDKPFKVADSLYAVSKRSKYGDYVQYNSITGIFFSFITRKRKDGNYHFGYFERHHFKPKRNGHYNGNVYVLIGPNSFSATAIFAGTVKGQPNVLLIGEETGGAAYGNNAWFIPNVTLPETGVRFRLPKFRLVINKDMVKDGRGVLPDVEVKPTTQSVRENIDPKVEYLRKLILNRSQAPVNRGSN